DNA from Gammaproteobacteria bacterium:
TGGGCCACGCATGGCGCGCCCGCGGAAGTCAATGCGCATCCGCATATATGCGATGGCAGGATCGCCGTAGTTCATAACGGCATCATCGAAAACCACGCCGGACTCAAGCAGCGCCAGGAGGCGGCGGGTTTCCGCTTTACCTCGCAGACCGATACCGAAGTCATTGCCCACCAGGTAATGCGCCATATCAAGGCCGGCCACGATCTGCTGGCGGCGGTCAAGCTGACGGTTGCCGAAATGCGCGGCGCCTATGCGATCGGCGTGCTTGACTGCCACGATCCGGGAACCCTGATCGCGGCCCGCAATGGCAGTCCGCTGGTGATCGGCATCGGCCTGGGTGAGCATTTCATTGCTTCGGACATTCAGGCGCTGTTGCCCGTCACGCAGCGCTTTGTTTATCTGGAAAATGGCGATCTTGCGGACCTGCGGCTGGATGCGGCTACGATCTACGATCACGCTGGCGCGGTTGTCACGCGCGAGGTGAAGCAGTCGGAGCTGTCTGCGACCAGCGCCGAACGCGGCGCCTTCCGGCACTTCATGCTCAAGGAGATTTACGAGCAGCCGCAAGCTGTCGCGAACACGCTGGAGGGGCGCGTGGCGGATAGCCGGGTGCTGGAGAATATCCTGGGACCGGCCGCGGATCGCATTCTGACGAAGGTGCGGGCCATTCAAATCGTCGCCTGCGGGACGAGCTTTCATGCCGGACTGGTGGCGCGAGCCTGGTTCGAGGGACTGGCCGGTATACCGTGCCAAGTCGAAATCGCAAGCGAATTCCGTTATCGCAAACACGTGGTTTTGCCCGGCACGCTGTTCATCACCATCTCGCAATCCGGCGAGACCGCCGATACCCTGGCGGCGCTGAGCCTGGCGAAAGCGCAGCACCAATACGTCGGCGCGCTCGCGATCTGCAACGTGCCGGAAAGCTCGCTCGTGCGCGAGTCTGAACTGGTGCTGATGACGCGTGCGGGCGCGGAGATCGGCGTGGCGAGCACCAAGGCGTTCACCACCCAGCTGACCGCCCTGCTGTTGGTGGCGATACTCGTCGGCCGTCGTCACGCGCTGGACATCTCAACGGAAGCCTCCATGGTCGAGCAACTGCGGCAACTGCCCTTACTAATCGAAGCCGTGCTGCGGCTGGATGGCGATATCGCGCGACTGGCCGAAGACTTCGTCGACAAGCGACACGCGCTGTTTCTTGGGCGCGGGTCGCATTACCCGGTCGCCATGGAGGGCGCTCTGAAGCTTAAAGAAATTTCGTATATTCACGCGGAGGCTTATGCCGCCGGCGAGTTGAAGCACGGTCCGCTGGCGCTGATCGATGCGGACATGCCGGTGATTGCGGTCGCACCCAATAACGAGTTGCTGGAAAAACTCCGCTCCAATCTCGAAGAGGTGCGCTCCCGCGGCGGCGAACTTTATGTCTTCGCGGACGCGGATGCGCACGTGAAACCGACCTCAGGCATGCACGTGCTGGAGATCGTGCCCGCCGACGAGACCATCGCGCCCATCCTGTTCACCGTGCCGCTGCAACTGCTCGCCTACCATACGGCGGTGCTCAAGGGCACGGATGTCGACCAGCCTCGCAACCTCGCCAAATCCGTGACGGTCGAGTGATTGTGTCACTGGCGCCGTCGATGGCGATGCAAAAAATACCTGCGCGCGATTGGCAAAACGGGCGAGGCGGGTTCATAATTTAACGTAGCATTAGCATCATTACATTAGACGCTCCACGGTCGGCGCCCCACCTGGGCGTCCAGGGCTCGCCATACGTGGGGCAATGCAGTCGGCGGGACAACACTCTACTGGAGCGTTGTCTTAATCTGTCTTCCGGGTTCCCTCAAGAGCATAGGCGCGGACACTTACGCGCCGGTATGCTCCCGAGGAAACTCTGCTAGATCGCACCTTCCCTGGTTCGGCGAACACACATGAAGTCCTCACTCGAAAATGCATTTGCGCCCGCGCGGATCGCCATATCGATCATTCTGGAACGGTGTCCGATGCAGCGGGGGCGCTGGTCATTCATCGACTGGCGAGTGGTGGGTGCGGTGGCCGGCCAGGCGTTCGCTGAAGCTGAACCGAAGTGCGCGCTGGTGCACAGCGACGGGCAGCACCGCCAATACCTGTGGAGCGGTTTTCATCTCTCGCTCTACAAGGATAGCGCCGAATCCTACTGGTACAATCTGGTGGGCAAGCAGCCGTCCCTGTTTGTGGTCTGCACCGCGCGCGATGGTCACGAAATGGCGCCGTTAATGGTCAGCGCCAAATATGACGAAGCGGCGGCTTTCATGGAGACGGGTACAAAAGTATTCGCCACGCCCATGCCGCCCGAGGTCTACCGCTGGCTGGAGGATTATGTCCTGCAGAACTACGAGCCCCAGGAGCCTAAGAAACGCATGCGTCGCAAGTGGGGAGTTGACCATGACCAGCCCTAAGTGCTCCGGCGACGATCCACCCGCGCCGATGAGTTTCCTGAATCGATGGTCGCGGCGTAAACGTCGCTCACCGTCCGAGCAGGATGTCGCTGAGACCTCCGATAGGCATGAACTCGAAGCCGCACCGGAGGCAGAAGACCTGCCAAGTTCGCCCGGCGCGGAAGATCGGGATGCAGTCGCGGACATAACCGATGCCGATCTGCCGCCGCTGGAGACTCTGGACGAAAACAGCGACTACAGCGGCTTCATGTCGTCGAAAGTCAGCGCGGAATCGAGGCGTCAGGCATTGCGCAAGCTGTTTCACCAACCGAAATTCAATGTCCGGGACAAGCTGGATTGTCATGCCGGCGATTTCACAAAGTTCGAGCCGCTGGGGGACACGATCACGGCCGACATGCGCCATCAGATCGAGCGGGCCGCTAGGCACAAACTGAATCAGGCATTGAACGAACCGGCGGTCGATGAGCTAGCGGTGTATCCAAACCAGGAATCGGCTCAGGGTGCGGTCGCCGCATTGGCAATGGTCCCTGAAAGTTCTGACGAGGACGCCGCGGAGCACCCGGCAGGCAATGAGGAATCAGAGATCGCGAGGAAAAACCCGCTTTGATCATGAGCGAAGCCCCTAGCATGCAGGAACCGGCGAACGTGACGTGGGCTGGCGCTTCAGCCTTGCCCGACGCGTCCGCCGATGGTCAAGCTCGCGCAGCCGCGATGCGTGCTCTGCAAAGCGGCCGGACGCAACCGACGGCGGCGGTAGGCTACGAATCCGCCGGTTCGCTGTTGATTATCGGGCCGCGGGCGCGCGTAACCGGGGTGGTGGAATTGCTCAAGAAAGCACTCGATTGCACTCTGGCGATCACCGATGCCGTGGATCAGGCGCCGCTCCCTCCAAAGGCAGCCGCATTGCAGGGATTGCCGATCGTCTGTGCCGCGCCCACGCGCATAAACGGCCATCTCGGCCGCTTCGAAGCTTTCGTGGGCGAGGCCAACCTCTCGCGGCTGCTCGGCCGTAAGCGGCTCGAGTTCGACCTGGTGCTGGATCTCGGTGTCCCCGCCCTGATCCAGTATGAGATTCCGCCGCCCGGCTATTACGCGCCCGGCGACGATCCGCGGGCGTCTGTTAAGGCCTTGGCCGAGCTGCCCGGGCTGGTGGGCGAGTTCGAGAAGCCCAAGTACTTCGATTACAACGCGGACATCTGCGCGCATGGCCGAAGCGGCATTCAAGGTTGCACCCGTTGCCTGGATGCCTGTCCCACGAACGCCATCGGCTCGCTAAAAGAACTGATTCGAGTCGATCCGTATTTGTGTCAGGGCGGCGGGGTCTGCGCCACGGCCTGTCCGACCGGTGCGATTACCTACGCATACCCGCATGCCAGCGATCTCCTGGAGAGCATCAGGCAGGCGCTTAAAGCCTATCGGGCGGCGGGCGGCCACGAGGCCTCATTGTTGTTCCACGATTGCGAGCAGGGGCGCGAACGAGTCGACCGAGTTGGTCGGCGCATGCCGGAGAGCGTAATCCCGGCGCACGTCGAGGAGGTCGGCGCGGTTGGTCTGGACGCATGGCTCGCGTCGTTGGCATACGGCGCGAGTCAGGTGCTGTTGTTGGCTACGCGGCTTACACCGCCCAAGGTGCTGCATGAGATGCGGCAGCAGCTTGGCGTGGCGAGCGCGCTGCTGCAGGGCATGGGCTACGATGGACAGCGCGTGCGCCTGGTGGAACCGGAGACTGACGAAGCGTTGCTAGTCGCCCTTGGCACCTTGGGGGGCAGCACGCCGAAAACGCCTGCTGATTTCGCCACGCACAACGAGAAGCGCAACACCTTGCGCATGGCTTTGGATCACTTGCACGAGCAGACGCTCACGCCTGCCGCCTCGGCCGCGCTACCTGCGGGCGCGCCGTTCGGAGACGTCGTGGTCGATCGTGAAGCCTGCACCTTGTGCATGGCCTGCACCTCCGTTTGTCCGGCGTCGGCTTTGATCGCCGGCGGCGATGCACCTACCTTAAGCTTCATCGAGTGGAACTGTGTGCAATGCGGGCTGTGTGAGATAGCCTGTCCCGAGGACGCGATCACCCTGGTTCCGCGCATCGTTTACGATCCGGAGGTGCGCACCAAGCGCCGGACGCTCAACGAGGAGCAACCATTCTGCTGCGTCGAATGCGGCAAACCGTTCGCCACCAGGCGCATGATGGAGACCATGACGGCCAGGCTCAAGAACCACTGGATGTTTCAGGACCCGCAGGCTTTAAGGCGCCTTAAGATGTGCGAAATCTGCCGCACCAGGGACATGTTCAGCCACGATCTGACACCAGAAGTTTATAGTAAACCCGGTCCACCGTAGCTTGCCGCTGAAATATGAAAGTGATGAACAGATGATGCAATCGATACCAGCGGAAGACAGCCAGGCGGGTGCGTCCGGACCGCGAACGCCGTCTGACGAGGACATGCAGCGAGCGCGCGTCTACAGCTTAATGGGCGCCTTGCTCGCGGCGCCGCCTGGGGCGGACTTGCTCAATCGCCTGCGCCAAATCGGCGACGCGGTATCCGATGAGACCGGTCACTCGCCGGACACCCCGTTGGCCACGGGCTGGCACGCGCTCAAAGCCGCGGCCACTGAGTCAAATGAGTCGGCATTGAACGATGAGTTTCACGAACTATTTATGGGCATCGGGCGTGGCGAGCTTATGCCGTACGCCTCGTGGTATCTCACCGGCTTTCTCATGGAGCGACCGCTTGCCGCGCTGCGCCAGGACCTCAAGACGCTTGGCTTCGAGCGCCGTCGCGATTTCCTGAAGCTGACAGTGGCCGCAGGCAGCGCGTTCGCGGTTGGCGGCATCGCCGACAAGACCCTTGCCGAGGCTGAGACTAAGGCCTCGCCGGACGCCTCACCGCCCCTCAAGCAGGGCTACCGCGAAACCGCGCACATCCGCGCGTATTACGACAAAGCGCGATTTTAGATCACTCTCGATTCCGCTCTTTGTCTCTTGCCTCCATTGAATAGTCAGGAGCGCAGCGATGAAATTGATCAGAAAGCGAAACACGATCCCGGCTTCCGCAGCGCCGGATGCGTCGGTGGATCCATCGATATTGGGTGCTACCGGCGACAGCATCGATCGGCGCACCTTCCTGCGCCGCTCGGGACTCGCCATCGGCGGCGGTGCGCTTGTCGGCCCCCTGCCGTTTTCGATGATGCGACGTGCCGAGGCCACGAACGAAAGCGCCCCCAAGGAGGGTGTCAAGACCATAATCCGGCGTTCCGTGTGTACCCACTGCTCGGTGGGCTGCGGCGTCATTGCCGAAGTCCAGAACGGGGTGTGGACGGGCCAGGAACCGGATTTCGACTCGCCATTGAACCTGGGCTCGCACTGCGCCAAGGGCGCTTCGTTGCGTGAGCATGGACACGGAGAGCGACGGCTGAAATATCCCATGAAGCTCGTGGATGGCAAGTGGAAGCGGATCACGTGGGATCAGGCCGTGGATGAGATCGGCGATCAATTACTCGAGCTACGCAAACAGCACGGGCCGGACGCGCTGTTCTTTTGCGGCTCGTCCAAGGCCAGCAACGAGGGGTCTTATCTCCAGCGCAAGTTCATGGCGTTGTGGGGTTCCAATAACGTTGACCACCAGGCGCGCATCTGTCACTCCACCACCGTGGATGGGGTCGCGAATACCTGGGGTTATGGCGCCATGACCAACTCCTACAACGACATGCACAACTGCAAGTCGATGATCTTCCTGGGCAGCAACGCCGCCGAGGCGCATCCGGTTGCGATGCAGCATGTGCTCAGAGGCAAGGAAAACGGCGCCAAGATGATCGTGTGCGATCCGCGTTTCACACGCACGGCGGCGCACGCCGACCAGTTCGTGCGGTTCCGCTCCGGCACCGACGTGGCGCTGGTATGGGGCATTTTGTGGCATGTGTTCGAAAATGGCTGGGAAGACAAGAAGTACATCAGCGAGCGCGTCTTCGGCATGGAGGAAATCCGCAAGGAGGTGAAGAAGTGGACGCCCAACGAGGTCGAGAAAGTGACCGAGGTCCCAGAGGCTGAGCTGTATCAGGTCGCCAAAACCCTGGCGGAAAACCGGCCGGGATCGTTGATCTGGTGCATGGGCGGCACGCAGCACCACACGGGCATCAACAACACCCGCGCCTACTGTGTGCTACAACTGGCACTGGGTAACATCGGCGTATCCGGCGGCGGCGCCAACGTTTTTCGCGGTCACGACAACGTGCAGGGCGCCACCGACGTGGGTCCGAACGCCACTCGCTGCCAGCCTATTACGGCCTGACCGAGGATGCCTGGCGGCACTGGGCGCGAGTCTGGGATTTAGACTATGAGTACCTGAAGTCTCGCTTCGACGACGCGCGGTATCCTGATGGTATGGGCAGCAAGCTCCCGCTGATGGAATTGCCCGGTATCCCGGTCTCGCGATGGATCGACGGAGTCCTCGAGGACCCGGCAAACGTCACGCAAAATTCGAACTTTCGCGCCATCTTCTTCCAGGGCCACGCGGTCAACAGCCTGACACGTGGCGTGGAGATGAAAAAAGCGCTGGAGCAGGTGGGGCTGGTCGTCATTTCGGATCCGTATCCCACGCACATGGCGGTCATGTCAGATCGCAAGAACAACACCTACCTGCTACCCACCGCCACGCAGATGGAGTGTGAAGGTTCGGTGACCTCCTCCAATCGCTCGATACAGTGGCGGGAGCAGATTATCGACCCGATTTTCGAGTCCAAGGCCGATCACGAAATTCTGTATCTGTTCGCTAAGAAGCTAGGCTTTGC
Protein-coding regions in this window:
- a CDS encoding molecular chaperone TorD family protein codes for the protein MQRARVYSLMGALLAAPPGADLLNRLRQIGDAVSDETGHSPDTPLATGWHALKAAATESNESALNDEFHELFMGIGRGELMPYASWYLTGFLMERPLAALRQDLKTLGFERRRDFLKLTVAAGSAFAVGGIADKTLAEAETKASPDASPPLKQGYRETAHIRAYYDKARF
- a CDS encoding DUF3305 domain-containing protein, whose product is MKSSLENAFAPARIAISIILERCPMQRGRWSFIDWRVVGAVAGQAFAEAEPKCALVHSDGQHRQYLWSGFHLSLYKDSAESYWYNLVGKQPSLFVVCTARDGHEMAPLMVSAKYDEAAAFMETGTKVFATPMPPEVYRWLEDYVLQNYEPQEPKKRMRRKWGVDHDQP
- the glmS gene encoding glutamine--fructose-6-phosphate transaminase (isomerizing) encodes the protein MCGIVGAIAERNVAPILLEGLKRLEYRGYDSAGMVVVNEHGLRRIRKVGKVAELEAALHATPLEGRLGMAHTRWATHGAPAEVNAHPHICDGRIAVVHNGIIENHAGLKQRQEAAGFRFTSQTDTEVIAHQVMRHIKAGHDLLAAVKLTVAEMRGAYAIGVLDCHDPGTLIAARNGSPLVIGIGLGEHFIASDIQALLPVTQRFVYLENGDLADLRLDAATIYDHAGAVVTREVKQSELSATSAERGAFRHFMLKEIYEQPQAVANTLEGRVADSRVLENILGPAADRILTKVRAIQIVACGTSFHAGLVARAWFEGLAGIPCQVEIASEFRYRKHVVLPGTLFITISQSGETADTLAALSLAKAQHQYVGALAICNVPESSLVRESELVLMTRAGAEIGVASTKAFTTQLTALLLVAILVGRRHALDISTEASMVEQLRQLPLLIEAVLRLDGDIARLAEDFVDKRHALFLGRGSHYPVAMEGALKLKEISYIHAEAYAAGELKHGPLALIDADMPVIAVAPNNELLEKLRSNLEEVRSRGGELYVFADADAHVKPTSGMHVLEIVPADETIAPILFTVPLQLLAYHTAVLKGTDVDQPRNLAKSVTVE
- a CDS encoding DUF3306 domain-containing protein, whose translation is MTSPKCSGDDPPAPMSFLNRWSRRKRRSPSEQDVAETSDRHELEAAPEAEDLPSSPGAEDRDAVADITDADLPPLETLDENSDYSGFMSSKVSAESRRQALRKLFHQPKFNVRDKLDCHAGDFTKFEPLGDTITADMRHQIERAARHKLNQALNEPAVDELAVYPNQESAQGAVAALAMVPESSDEDAAEHPAGNEESEIARKNPL
- a CDS encoding 4Fe-4S binding protein, translating into MSEAPSMQEPANVTWAGASALPDASADGQARAAAMRALQSGRTQPTAAVGYESAGSLLIIGPRARVTGVVELLKKALDCTLAITDAVDQAPLPPKAAALQGLPIVCAAPTRINGHLGRFEAFVGEANLSRLLGRKRLEFDLVLDLGVPALIQYEIPPPGYYAPGDDPRASVKALAELPGLVGEFEKPKYFDYNADICAHGRSGIQGCTRCLDACPTNAIGSLKELIRVDPYLCQGGGVCATACPTGAITYAYPHASDLLESIRQALKAYRAAGGHEASLLFHDCEQGRERVDRVGRRMPESVIPAHVEEVGAVGLDAWLASLAYGASQVLLLATRLTPPKVLHEMRQQLGVASALLQGMGYDGQRVRLVEPETDEALLVALGTLGGSTPKTPADFATHNEKRNTLRMALDHLHEQTLTPAASAALPAGAPFGDVVVDREACTLCMACTSVCPASALIAGGDAPTLSFIEWNCVQCGLCEIACPEDAITLVPRIVYDPEVRTKRRTLNEEQPFCCVECGKPFATRRMMETMTARLKNHWMFQDPQALRRLKMCEICRTRDMFSHDLTPEVYSKPGPP